The genomic window CGGTGAGGAAGAAGCCATGGAAGCCGCAATTTGCTTTTTGGAGTGTAGACCGTATTTTTTCAGGTCAGGATATATGACCTCGGAGATTTTGCGTAAAATAAAGAAGGCTCCCTTGAGCGATGAGCAGCGGCAAAGATTGAATGCTGTTTTGTTGAAAAGGGAGGCGTATAGGCAAAAGAAGGTTAAAGCCGGGTAGGGTTGGCACTGCGCACCATATTCTTCTACCCCAAGGCCGCCTGATGGCCTGTAGTGGAAATAGCTTATGCCTCGTCTGATGCCAAACTTGCTATGTTGAAGGAATAAGTTGGTGATGAAAGATTTAAAGATGATTACTATCGAAATTAACGATGAAAGTGCGCTATATAAGGCGTTCGACATACTTCATGATGCACGGTTTTGTCTGCCCAAAGCGGTGTATAATCAGAATGATGGAACATGGAGTGCCGTATTTGAAAGGGAATATTTTGAGCAGGAGGGCGCGGTCAGGCAGGATAAAAAGTTTCTGTTTTTCAGACGCTATACGTTTCCGTTGGTGGAATGTACGGTGGTTTTGAGAAATCTATGCGATTTGCAGGTAAAAGATAAGTCAAACATCGAAAATTATATGTTTAATGAGATACAAAAGCATAAAGATGGATATAGCCTTGTCTTTTGCGAGGGAATGGAAATTGATTTGAAATTTAATAATGAACCGTTTGGCAGGTTGCAGGATATGCGGGTTTTGGAAAAGGAAGGAAGTATTTGGTCTTGGGGCAGGATGTTTAAAGACCTATAGCCTCGGCACCGCTGCAAGCAGCTTCTTCGTATACTCATTTTGAGGAGACGAGAAAATCTCCTCCACCGTCCCGTGTTCAACAATACGTCCGTCCTGCATAATCGCCACCTCGTCGGCAATATACTCGACAACCCCCAAGTCGTGCGTTATGAAGAGAAACGATATTCCAAGCTCCCTCTGTATGGATTTTAGAAGGTTTAGTATTTGCGCCTGCACCGAAACATCCAGGGCGCTTGTTGCCTCGTCGCAGATGATGAACTCCGGGTCAACTGCCAGAACCCGTGCTATCCCTATGCGCTGCCTCTGACCGCCGGAGAACTCGTGCGGATAGCGGCCCTTTGCATCTGCTGTCAAACCCACAAGCGATAGTACCGAATCTATTTTCCGCTCTGTCTCGTCATTCGAAAGCCCGGGCTTAAGGCTTCGTATGCCTTCTGCAATGATATCTCCGGCTGTCATCCTCGGGTTAAGCGACGAGTACGGGTCCTGGAATATGATTTGTATCTTGCTCCTGAAGTTTCGAAGTTCGTTCTTAGCGAGCGCCGAGATATCCGTATTGCCAAAAAGTATTTTTCCGCCCGTGGGCTCGATTAGCCTTAGTATGGATTTCCCGGCAGTTGTCTTTCCGCACCCGGACTCTCCCACAAGCGCAAGGGTCGAGCCCTTTCTTACGCTTATATCTATGCCGTCAACCGCCTTTACGTGGCCCTTTGTGCGCTTAAGAAAGCCCTTTTTAATAGGGAAGTGCTGTTTAAGCCCCTGTATGTCGAGTATCGTCTCCTTTGAAGTTGCCGCTGCCGCTGGCTTTGGGGGTTCCGTCTTCTCCGTTACGCCAACAGGCCGCGCTTTATCCGATGCCATGAATTCCTTATCAAAAAGATGGCAAGCTGCCGTATGTCCTGCCTCTACTTCCAGCAGCAGGGGCTCAGCTGCCCTGCACCCGGCCATTTCCTTATCGCATCTGCCGGCAAATCGGCAGCCTGCTCCGTAATCGGTCGACGCGGGCACTGTGCCGGGTATTGTGTCGAGCGCTTTGCCGCGCTTCACGGCAGCAGGCATGGAGTTAAGAAGCTTTACTGTATACGGATGAAGCGGCCTTTTGAACACATTCTCGACTGGTGCGAGTTCCACTATTTTCCCTGCGTACATCACCGCAACGCGTGCGGCGTTCTGTTTAACAAGCGCCATGTTGTGCGTTATAAGGAGCACTGCCATGCCAAGCTCTTTCTTTAGCTCGGCGATGAGCTTTAGTATTTCCTCCTGTATGGTGACGTCGAGCGCGGTCGTTGGTTCGTCGGCGATGAGCAGATCCGGCCGGCAGCTTAGCGCCATGGCAATCATCACGCGCTGGCGCATGCCGCCGGATAAGCGGTGCGGGTATTCATTATACAAGGTGTCGGGGTTGCGCATCCTGACCTTCCCGAGCATCTCGATTGCGATTTTACGCGCCTCATCCTTGTTTTTCCCCTGATGCAGCCTGATTGCCTCGGCTATCTGCTCGCCTATCGTGAACACCGGGTTCAAGGACGTCATCGGCTCCTGGAATATCATGGAAATTGACGCGCCGCGGATATCCCGTTTTTCAGCCTCTGTAAGCCTTGTTATTTCCTTGCCGTTTAAGAGTATCTCGCCTTCGGCTATCTTTCCGGACGGCTCTGGCACGAGCTGTATTATAGAGAGGGCTGTCATGGACTTTCCGCACCCGGACTCTCCGACGATTGCGAAGGTCTCGCCCTTTGCAATATCGAAGGACACGCCGTCAACGGCCCGCGCAGTGCCAAAGGGCGTGTCAAAGTGGGTCTTTAGGTTTTTTACTTCTATGACAGGCTTCATTTTCCTCTGCCTTGTCTAAGTTTCGGGTCCAGCGAATCACGTACGCTATCCGCAAACACGTTTGCCGGAAGCACAAGCGCGAACATGAATGCGAATGCAGCAAGGAGGTTCCACCAGACAACGGGCTCCCTCGATAGCTCGAGCCTGGCTGTGTTTATCATGTTACCCCAGCTGCCTGTTTCCGGGCCGACACCAATGCCTATGTAGCTAAGCACTGCCTCTGCCAATACAAGTCCGCTAAACTGCAAAACGAATGTTATGAGCACAAGGTGCAGCACGTTTGGTATAAGGTGCCTTGCGATTATTCCTGCGTTGGATACGGAGAAGGCGCGCGCTGCCTGCACGTATTCGAGTTCCCTTAGTTTGAGCGTCTCGCCGCGTATAAGGCGGCAGAGGTCTGTCCATGAGGTTATTCCCATGATGACGCAGAGCCAGAAAAGGCGGTCGTTAAAGACGAACACGCCAAGCGATATTTCGTCCTCTGTTACAAGCCCGCCCTGGTAGCCCTTTGTGCCGAAGAGAAGCATGAAGGCGACGATTAAGAGTATCGAAGGTATGGATGCAAGGGTGGTGTAGACGTATTGTATAAGGTCGTCTGTTATGCCGCCAAAATACCCGGCGAGAACGCCAAATAAGAGCGCGAATGGCACCATGAGAAGTGTTGCTCCTGTGCCGATGACAACGCCTGTTCTTACTCCCTTTAGCGCCATGTAGAGCACGTCCGTGCCGACCTTGTCAGTGCCAAGCAGGTGCGAGCCCGGGTGCTTTAGAGCCGGATAATCCCTGACAGTTCTTCCGTCCGCGAGAGTCATGCTCTCCTTTGCAAACGATTTTCCGGCAAGCGGAGCGGAGAAGGTCTTTTCCGTGTTGGTTCTAAGCCCTGTAAACACCCTGTCCAGAATCGAGAGCGCCTCTGCCGAGTGCAGCGCGCCTTTTGCGGCATCGGTATTTTCAACGCGGCTTCTCCAGCGGATAGAGTCGGCAAGCGCTATCAGGGCATACGCTGCCAGTACGGCAAGGGCAATCATTGCAAAGCGGTCTTTTCTCACGTGGCCCCACACAGAGGCCGCAAGCCCCGTGCCCCGCCGTGCCGAAATGGCGAAGTAAATGACAGCTGCCGCGAGCGCGTAAATCAATATGTCGGTTATAAGGATCGTCGGCATGTTATTCGAGCCTCACCCTCGGGTCGACGAGCGTGTAGCTTATATCGGTCAGTATCAGGCCTGTTATGTAGAGAAGCGAGCCCAGATACACCATGCTCCTTACTATCGCGAAGTCCTGGGCGTTGATTGCGTCTATCATGAAGCTTCCAAGCCCTGGTATCGCGAAGAAGTTCTCCATGATGAGGCTTCCGTAGAAGAGGAAGGGAAGAGAGACGACGACGTTAGTAAGCACCGGTATCATCGCGTTCTTTAAAGTGTGCTTAAAAAGCACGGCTGTTTCGGAAAGCCCCTTTGCTCTCGCAGTGCGCACGAAGTCCTTTCCGAGCTCTTCGAGAAATACTGTTCTGTAGAAGCGTACGCTGACTCCTACGGCGCCGACCACACCCACGATGACCGGAAGGAGCACGAACTTCAGAGCGTGCATGCCCGAGTCGTAGCCGGAGATGGGCACGAGCTTTAGAATTTTACCAAACATGTATTGCCCGCCGATGATGTAGAAGAGGGTTGAGATGCTCATTGCGGCAACGCACACGACAACACCCCATCTGTCTATGTAGGTTGAGCGCATGAAGGCGATTATCATGGCAAGGGTTAGTTCTATGAGTATGGCAAGGATGAATGTCGGCACTGCGATTGCGAGGCTTGGCCACATGCGCGTTCTTATTTCCTCGCCGATTGCGACGTTGTTTCTATCCGACCTGCCGAAATCAAGCCAGAGTAACGGCGCCGAGCGCTGCACGAATATGGTTTGCGTGAGAACGGAAAGCCCGCTTTCCTTCGTGTTCAAGAAGAGCGGCAGGTCGTAGCCGCGCTCTTTTTTCCAGTTGTCGACTAATTCCGGCGTAACGTTTTTCTCGCCAAGCATGCGGCGCGCGATGTCGTCAGGGGTGTTGATGTAGAAAAATAAAAGCGCGGTTATGACGTTAACCCCGATTATGATGGGCACTGCGTATGCGAGCCTTCTAAGTATGTATTTTAGCATCGCGTCAGTTCCTTTTTGCCTGGGCGCCGAATTTTTTCTTCACGGCCATTATGGCCGGGAGCGCCGATATCACGAGAAGCAGAAGTACTGCGATTACCGGCCACACGACCGGGCGGTTCCATGCATCGCGCATCTTTGCGCGCTCTAAAGCGTCGAGGCCGTAGTATTTCATCTCGTTATTTGCCATGGCGTTTGGCTTATAGTTTCCTGCCCAGCCGTGCTTCAAGGTGAAGCTTACCGGATGGTATCCGAAGGCCCATGGAGCGTCTTCTCTCGCTATTTCATTCATGCGCCGTATTATCTCGAGGCGCTCGCCTGAGTTGTCCATGTTCTCCATTATCTTAAAGAGCCGGTCGAACTCGGCGCTCGAGTAGTTAGCGCCGTTCTCGCCCTTGAACTTTACCTTGCCGTTTGGGCCGTAGAGTAGGAACATGAAGTTCTCGGGGTCCGGGTAGTCGGCGTTCCAGCCCCAGAAGGCGAACTGGAAGTCGCCGTTCGTCATTTTCTCCTGAAAGCGGTTACCGTCGGTCGTGCGGTTAACGAGGCTTATGCCGAGCTTGGCAAACTGCTTTATGTACCAGTTTATGTGCTGCGCGGATTCGGCCCCTGTCCATGCGTTGTCGAAGGTGATGGTGAGGGGGCGGCCTGTCTTATCGCGGCCGTCCGGGTAGCCGGCCTCCTTTAGAAGGCGCTTTGCCTCGTCAAGGGATTTTCTCTTCGGCCTTTGCAGCGTAGCGTCCCATTCATGCGTTAGCGGGTTAATGCCCGCGCTGCCCTCTTCATACCCGAATATTTTGGGCGGTATCGGCGTCATCGCCGCCACCCCTCTGCCGTTTGTGAATATCTCAATGAATTCTTCCTGGTCAAGGGCAATGGATATCGCCCGGCGAAGTTTCTTCTTTTCTTCGGAATATCCGCCAACTGTCTTATCGTTCATGTTGAAGATGTGAAAGTAACTGCTTGGCTTTACGAGTGTAACAAGGGCGATGCCCTTTTTCTTCATCTCATCAGATGGCTCGACTACGCCTTTACCGCCAAAGGCCACTGCGGCATCGAAGCTGTCGGAGGTTATGCCCGAGAGGTCGTAGTAGCCCTGCAGGAATTTATTCCACCGCGGAATCGCCTCGATTTCGAGCTTCATCACTATTTTGCTTACGAGCGGGAGCGGTTTGCCCGCGTCTTTAAGAAGCCCTGCTTCCTTATCCCCGGCCTCGCCCTCTGTTGGGTAAAAGCCGTTTGAGTAGTGCGGGTTTTTCTCAAGCACTATTTCCTTTCTCGGGTTGAGCGTTTTCATGAAGTACGGGCCCGTGCCTATGGGGAAGCGGTCGAGGGTGATGTTCTTATCGGCAAGCGCAGGCTGATTGTAGAAAACGTCTGCCTCCTTCGGCATTGGCGCGAAGAACGGCATCGCCAGCCAGTACGAGAACTGCGGGTACTTTCGCTTGAGTATTATCTTGAATGAATGCGTGCCGGTTTTCTTTAGCCCCTTGAACTCGTGCTTTGAGTAGTCGATTCTTATGGGATTTTTCTTTTCGTCCTCTGTCCTGTTGTATGTTGCTCCGGCTGCCTTTTTTCTTTCCTCGCGTATTGCCTTTATTTCCTTCCCAACAGAGGCCGAGAATTCGTCGAACCCGAGAATGTATTGCGACAGTATCGGCGCAATCGGCGAGCCTATCTTCGGGTCCGCAAGCCGCATCACTGCGTATATGTAGTCGTCTGCCGTAAGCTCGCGCGTTGCCTTGAGCTTAAAATCGTCCGGGCCGTTTATGCCCCTTAGCTCCGATGCCTTTATGTTCGCGTACACGGGCGTAGAGTCCGCGTTCTTTGCAAGTGCCGGGTGGTCCTGGTACATGAGGCCTTTTTTGATTATAAGGTCGTACTCTGCCCTGGCAACTGCCTCGGGCGTTGCATTGCTGCCAAGCCTTTTGCCTGCCTTGTCGTAGTACGCGGGCTCCGGAAGCTTTGTAAGAGTAAGGGGTATCAGCTCGTACGGGCGTTTAAGGTAATGGTATTCGAGCGGGGGTTCGTATATCTGCGCGATGATTGCGTATTCGTTTTCGCTGTACGATCTGGCCGGGTCCATGTGCTTTGGGACCTCGTCGAAGGTCGAGTAGAGGGTGTTCTCGTGTTTTTCCTCGCTTCTGTACGGGTTATTGGGCGTGCAGCTATTTAGCGCCGCAAAGGACGCGATTATTATGATGAGGCGTATTTTGGATGAAATGCGCATCGTGGCTTTAAAGCGTATCACAGGGGTTTTTTGGGGTCAAGAACGAGGGTAAATGCCAAAGGCGTTTTTATTTCCCAAATAACGCTATTATGGTAAAATCAAGGCCTGTAATCTTCTATAAAAAGGAGAACGCGTATGTATGAACTTACGATAGAAACCCATTTTGCCGCGGCGCATAACCTTAGAGGCTATGAGGGCGCGTGCGAGCGGCTGCACGGCCATAACTGGAGGGTCGAGGTCATGGTCACGGCAGAAAAGCTCGATTCGATAGACATGGCAGTGGACTTCAAGATACTAAAGAAAAAAGCAAACGAGGTCGTTGAATCGCTCGACCACCGCTACTTAAACGAGATTGCTCCGTTCGATAAGATAAACACCACTGCCGAGAACATCGCCCGCATCATATACGAGAGGCTTGCCCTTGCCATAAACGACGGCAATGTGAAGGTGGCAAAGGTTAGAGTTTGGGAGAGTGAGAAGGCGGCGGCAGCGTATTCTGAGTAGGCTGCGTCGAGAGGCATCTGTGGTTGTACGAAACCGGCGATTTTGCCGGCAGGCGTGACGCCTGCACCCGAATGTATGGAAAAAGATATTGTTCCCTGGATATGCCGCGTATGCGGCAGTGAGTTCGAAGAGCTGGGCGGCGGTATTTGTTGCTGTTGTAAAAAACCTGTTTGTAGAAAGTGTATTGTGCCGGAGCGCGGCAAGAAGGGCAGCTTGCCCAAAGACTTTAAGTGCAGCATCTGCGCGTCTGGCGGCGGCAAGGTCTGAATCAAGTTCAGGGTCAACTTGCGGGTTTGCTGGAGTGGTCATGGGCAAAAAGAAGAGTATCGGATGGATGACATGGGTTGGCGGGGCTCTTGTAGCTTTCGTGCTGGTGCAGTTGTGGATCCAGTGTATCTCGCTTTTTAAGTCCGCCAATTATTTTGGCTATAAAAATCATTATGGCCAAACGGTCGGCCCTATGGTGTTGCTTATTGTTTTGCTTATAGCGACACCCCTTGGTATCGTTATGGTATGGAAGCATTTTTATGGAAAACGCCGTAAGCCGGATTAGTGACTGGGTCAGAATAGCGGAAAGAGGAGGTTGTATGAGAAAAACGGTAATATTTGCGGCAGTTATGTTTTTGGCGTGCGTTTGGTCTGTCCCTTCTTATGCCGGGGATGATTGGTTAAAGAAGGGGCTTGAGAAGGTAGGCACGAAGAAAAAGGGCAGCGCCCCGGCCGAGCTTTCGGAAGAAAAGGTCATTGCAGGCTTAAAGGATGCGCTAAAGGTCGGCACAGGTAATACCGTCCAAAGGACGGGTAAGGAGGACGGGTACTTCAAAAACCCGGACATAAAAATCCCTATGCCGGAAGAGCTTAAAAAGGCAGAGAGTGTTCTTAGAAAGACAGGGCAGGGTGATAAGGCAGATGAGTTCATACTTAGTATGAACCGCGCAGCCGAGGCCGCGGCCCCGGAGGCAAAGGCCATATTCCTGGACGCGATAACGAAGATGACCTTTGCGGACGCAAAAAAGATATATAAAGGTGACGACACTGCCGCAACCGAGTACTTTAAAGGCAAGACAACCGAGCCGCTAACCGCCGCATTTACGCCGATAGTAAAGAACTCGACCAACAAGTACGAGGTAACGAAGAAGTATAAGAAGTTCGCCAGTAAGAACGAAAAGCTCATAAAGCTTGCCGGAGGTAAACCATTCGACCCGGACGAGTATGTGACGAAGAAGGCGCTCGAGGGGCTTTTTAAAATACTTGGCGAGGAAGAAAAGAAAATCCGCAAAGACCCGGCAGCACGGGTGACCGACCTGTTAAAAGAAGTTTTTGGGCGGTAGGGTGGTTGTATCCCCCTCTCCCCTTTGGGGAGAGGGGATAAGTTTGTTGGATTGGTATTGTGCTTCGCCAAGGTAGAAAGATTTTATACGGTAGTTGTTTGACCTATACATAAACCGTCAAATTGCGTTGATAGAGGGGATAAATGGTCATTACTAAAATAGTCAAGGTGATTTTTTTGTCGCTGCTCCCGGTGTTCGCATTGGCCTCTGTTGCCCATGCAGGCGGAGTGGTTGTCGAAGGGGTGTATCCTGCCGTAAAGCAGGAAACGCCGCAGGTTGCCGAGAAACGCGCTTTGGAAAACGCAAGGAGGCAGCTGGAAAAACATGTCGAGCCAAGGCTCAAGGAATATCTGAAAGGTAAAAATATTACCCTTGATGCCGCGCAGCTCAGGATGTTTTCATTCTTTATAACGGATATTGCGAAGAGCAGCGTTGAGACGCGTAGCAGCGAAAAAGGGCTCGAATATGTGGCCACGGTCGAGCTTAAGGAAAGGGATTTTTTTGAGGTCGAATGGATGATAGAGCGGCGTTTTGAGCATTATGGTCTTTATGCCGATGACTTTGATTTTATACTCAAGACTTATGCGAAAAATCAAAAAGAAACAGAGGCAATAAAGTCAAAACTGCAAAGCGACAAAGGAAACGGTGAGGCATTGAAAAGGCTTAAGGCTCTGGAGCGTTCATTCGAGGGTAACTACCTTCTGGAGCTGGGATTTTGGTATCAGATAAGAGCGCAGCATGTCGAGGCTGTCGATGTGTTGCGTGGAGCACTTGAGCGCGATAAAAAGAATTTGCTTGCATATGTATATTTGGTCAGGGCGTACGATGATGGGAAAAAATACGCGGAAGCCAGGGAGTTTATAAAGGCGGGTTTCAAGGAGTACCCTGGAAGCGCAAGGCTGTATTGGGAACGTGGGTACGTATCTTTGGAAGAAGAAAAGTATGAAGATGCTATAAAGGATTTTACGATAGCGATAGAAAAGGCACCACAATATATAACTTTGTACGATAATAGGGGAACGGCCTATGCTTATCTTGAAAAGTATGATTTGGCCATCAAAGATATTTCCGTACTTGTGGATCGGCTTGGAAGCGATGCCGGTTTGCTTGCGCTAGCTTATGCGGTACGCGGATCTTTTTATGCGAAAAAAGAAATGTATGATAAAGCCTTGGCAGATTTCGATAAGGCGGTAAGACTGGCCCCAGGTGATCCTTATATTTTGTTTGGCAGGGCGATGGGTAATATTGTCGCAGGTCGTAAGAGCGCTGGAAAGGTTGATATGAATACTGCACTTGAAAAGAATGAATTTGGGGCGTTTATTTTGCTTGGAGGAGAATCTGCCGGAGTAAAATTGCCGGTTATAAGGATTATGGAGCGCGTAAATGAGTATGTTGCCACACAAAAATATTCAGAGGCCATTGAGTTGTTAAAGAAAGAAAAGCGAGGAGTGTTTTTGCCGCTGGATTTGATGTTGCCGCGTCTTTATGTCGTTTTGGGGAGAGAAACGAATGAGCATATTTTGCAGCTTCTCGATACTATAGAGTTCATGTCGCGTCCTTATAAAGAGTTGCAATTGGGGCGGTATCCACGGATGGAAAAAACTTTGACGACACAGTTTATGTCGGTTGATTCCGAGGTGGCCTATTTAAAGATGATAGTATATGCCAAGAAAAATGACTGCGAAGGCGCTTTGAAATATGGAGAACGTTATTTAGGTATTCCTGTAGAGAATAAAGTAGTAACGAGTGTTAAAAATGCTTATGCTGTGCTTAGTGGCTGTAAGGAGGCTGCTGGAGACTTCGAGAGCGCATTGGATTATTTTGCGAAGGGATATGACACGGAAGGTGTGTCTGGAAAGGAAAAGGTAGCCATTGCGTTGCGTGCCGGAAATATTAATTTGCAGCGTAAAAATATAAAAGAAGCCATTCGTTGGTTTAATATGCCGCTACAGGACAAGTCGGTTTCAGGACGGGCCGAGAGAGATTTCTTTTTGTCTGAGATACGGTTGAGAATCGATGAGAATGGTTTGTCGGATAATAAGGAACTAAAGGCCTTTCTCGAAGATATAGGAAAAGAGTAGCGGTAATATATGTCGAATTCATTGTAAGAGAAGACGCTGGATTCCCGCCGGAGTTTACCCCGTACTTGATACGGGGCGGGAATGACAACGTGAGATTGCTTCGCCGCGTTGCGGCTCGCAATGACAGCATCAACATTCGGGTGCAGGCGTCACGCCTGCCGCAAAATCGGCGGTTTCAAGAAAGCGGCATTATCCTATATTGAAAGGAAAGGCACGTTATGCCAATAAAAGCTAAAAAGTATGCAAAGCCTTTGAAAGACGTCCAGAGTTTGCCGGACGCGCGGAACATCGATATCAATAAGGTGGGCGTCAAAGACATCCGCTACCCAATCGTCGTGCTCGACAAGAAAAACAAGAGCCAGCAGACAGTTGCCTCGGTGAACATGTATGTCGATTTGCCGCGCCACTTTAAGGGCACGCACATGAGCCGCTTTGTCGAGCTTTTAAACGAGCACAGGGGCGAGATAACGGTAAAGAAGTTCCCCGAGATATTAAAGCGCATGAAAAAGCGTTTTGACGCCAACACCGCGCACCTCGAGGTCGAGTTCCCGTACTTCATCGAAAAGGCCGCGCCTGTGACGCGCGCAAAGGGCCTGATGGAGTACCGCTGCCGTCTCTCGGGCTCTCTTGCCGAAAAGCATGATTTTGTCCTCGAGATAAGCGTTCCTGTAAGCACTCTTTGTCCGTGCTCAAAGGAGATAAGCGAGAGGGGCGCGCACAACCAGAGGGGCGTTATACGCGTAAGGGCGCGTTTTACGAAGTTCGTGTGGATAGAGGATATAATAAAGGCGGTGGAAGAGTCGGCAAGCTCGCCTGTTTATTCGATACTAAAGCGAGCCGATGAAAAGTACGTTACCGAGCGCGCCTATGATAACCCCATGTTCGTCGAGGACATAGTGAGGGAGACCTCCATTAACCTCGGTAAGCTAAAAGGCATTGCGTGGGCCTCGATAGAGGCGGAGAACTGGGAGAGCATCCACAACCACAGCGCGTACGCGTACCTCGAGACGGATTATACTTCGAAAAAAGGCAGGTAGGCAGGAGCGCTTAAGCGGCGCTGTACTAGATGCTTACGCCGAGGACTTCTCTTATTCTGGCCTTCAGGTCGTCGCTCCATGTCTGGCTGGCTTTTTCAACAAACCCCTTTACCTTCAGATCGAACCACCTGCGGTCAGCGATGATGTCGTCGTAGAGCTGCTTCTCGGAAGTCATTATTGCCGGGGTGGCCTTGCCGCTAAATGCCATGATGCGTTTTAGAAGCGATTCTCCGTCCGCGCCCGGGATGTTTTGCAAATAGAGGTCGGATATTATCAGGTCGTACTGTTTTCTCTTCGCGAGCTCTATTGCATCGTCGAAGTTTTTGGCTATCGTAAGGTTTATGTTCTCGGCCTTGATTGTGTTTTGCACCCGGGCTGTAATCAGGGCGTCGTTGTCGACGAAAAGAATGTTGTGCATGGGGCCGGTGTATTTGGGTTTTTGCGGCGTGACCGGCTTTGGCGCAGCAGCTGCGGCAGCAGCTTCTCTTGCGGCGGTCTGTTTTGCAAGAGCTTCTTTTGCCGCAGCTGCTGCCTGTTTTGCTGCAAGGGCGGCCTGTTGCGCTACAAGAAGGGCCTCTTTTGCCGCGGCCTCGTTCATCTCGGCCTCTTTTACCGCGTTTTGTTTTGCGTTGACAGGCGCTGCAACTGTTTTACTTGCGGTAACCGGGCGTGCCGTTGTTACTACGGCAGGTCTTTGAGGCGCGGGTTTGGGCGCAGGGGCCGCCACTGGTTTCGGGGCAGCAGGCTTTGGAGGCGCAGGCGCTGCAGGTCTTGGCGCAGCCATAGCAGGTTTTGGGGCCGCGGCTGCCGCAGGTCTTGGCGCAGGCGCGGGGGCCGCAGGCTCGACGTTTGCCGGCATCTTTTGCAGCGCCAGCACGTGCACCTCTCCCTCGCCATCAACGCGTATAAGAAAGCGCTTCGTGCATTTGATGCAGGCGATTTCCTCGCCTGCTGTCCACTTGGAAAGCGTTTCCTCGGGCACCCATAGGCGCACCTTGGTGCCGCATCTTGGGCAGTTAAGTATGACGGCTTCTTTTATGCTCATTGCCTCGTAGCAGTCTTGAGAATGCCGCTGGTATTGGTTTGTGCGTTTCTTTTCTGAATGTTTCGGGCCCCGACGTGAGCGATAGATGGAAAGACGGCGAGGTGCGGGCCCTTTTGTATAGAATTATTATTCAGACACGAGAATCACTGACAAATCGTCAACATATGATTTACAGTAGTACCAAATCAAGCACATAACTGTGCATTATCGCATAGATATTTAGTCTATCGCAGATTTTAAGGCTTTGTCAATCTCTATTAAACCGTTTCCCGGAGAGCGTCCTTGACACATTCGTTGGATTTGGTATTATTGACCTGAATGAAAGTTCTGGTCTTTATCCCCGCGAGATACGGCTCTACAAGGCTCGAGG from Deltaproteobacteria bacterium includes these protein-coding regions:
- a CDS encoding DUF4197 domain-containing protein, whose amino-acid sequence is MRKTVIFAAVMFLACVWSVPSYAGDDWLKKGLEKVGTKKKGSAPAELSEEKVIAGLKDALKVGTGNTVQRTGKEDGYFKNPDIKIPMPEELKKAESVLRKTGQGDKADEFILSMNRAAEAAAPEAKAIFLDAITKMTFADAKKIYKGDDTAATEYFKGKTTEPLTAAFTPIVKNSTNKYEVTKKYKKFASKNEKLIKLAGGKPFDPDEYVTKKALEGLFKILGEEEKKIRKDPAARVTDLLKEVFGR
- a CDS encoding tetratricopeptide repeat protein; its protein translation is MVITKIVKVIFLSLLPVFALASVAHAGGVVVEGVYPAVKQETPQVAEKRALENARRQLEKHVEPRLKEYLKGKNITLDAAQLRMFSFFITDIAKSSVETRSSEKGLEYVATVELKERDFFEVEWMIERRFEHYGLYADDFDFILKTYAKNQKETEAIKSKLQSDKGNGEALKRLKALERSFEGNYLLELGFWYQIRAQHVEAVDVLRGALERDKKNLLAYVYLVRAYDDGKKYAEAREFIKAGFKEYPGSARLYWERGYVSLEEEKYEDAIKDFTIAIEKAPQYITLYDNRGTAYAYLEKYDLAIKDISVLVDRLGSDAGLLALAYAVRGSFYAKKEMYDKALADFDKAVRLAPGDPYILFGRAMGNIVAGRKSAGKVDMNTALEKNEFGAFILLGGESAGVKLPVIRIMERVNEYVATQKYSEAIELLKKEKRGVFLPLDLMLPRLYVVLGRETNEHILQLLDTIEFMSRPYKELQLGRYPRMEKTLTTQFMSVDSEVAYLKMIVYAKKNDCEGALKYGERYLGIPVENKVVTSVKNAYAVLSGCKEAAGDFESALDYFAKGYDTEGVSGKEKVAIALRAGNINLQRKNIKEAIRWFNMPLQDKSVSGRAERDFFLSEIRLRIDENGLSDNKELKAFLEDIGKE
- the folE2 gene encoding GTP cyclohydrolase FolE2 — protein: MPIKAKKYAKPLKDVQSLPDARNIDINKVGVKDIRYPIVVLDKKNKSQQTVASVNMYVDLPRHFKGTHMSRFVELLNEHRGEITVKKFPEILKRMKKRFDANTAHLEVEFPYFIEKAAPVTRAKGLMEYRCRLSGSLAEKHDFVLEISVPVSTLCPCSKEISERGAHNQRGVIRVRARFTKFVWIEDIIKAVEESASSPVYSILKRADEKYVTERAYDNPMFVEDIVRETSINLGKLKGIAWASIEAENWESIHNHSAYAYLETDYTSKKGR
- a CDS encoding response regulator, which produces MSIKEAVILNCPRCGTKVRLWVPEETLSKWTAGEEIACIKCTKRFLIRVDGEGEVHVLALQKMPANVEPAAPAPAPRPAAAAAPKPAMAAPRPAAPAPPKPAAPKPVAAPAPKPAPQRPAVVTTARPVTASKTVAAPVNAKQNAVKEAEMNEAAAKEALLVAQQAALAAKQAAAAAKEALAKQTAAREAAAAAAAPKPVTPQKPKYTGPMHNILFVDNDALITARVQNTIKAENINLTIAKNFDDAIELAKRKQYDLIISDLYLQNIPGADGESLLKRIMAFSGKATPAIMTSEKQLYDDIIADRRWFDLKVKGFVEKASQTWSDDLKARIREVLGVSI